A segment of the Malaclemys terrapin pileata isolate rMalTer1 chromosome 1, rMalTer1.hap1, whole genome shotgun sequence genome:
ATAAGGTTTCGTCATCCTTTAGTGGCTAGAAGCTTCCAGTTGGATACTAAACAAGACTGATactgtccagcagagggcagtgatacCACATAGGTAAAATAGTAAGACATTAGCCAGTATGTTAATCTTCTTTTTAGATAGTTTTAATAATCAGTGGTCCATCAATGTTTTTCTCACTTTTCTTGAAGATGTGAGTTCTAACTATtcttgaaataattatttttccagCATTTCATTTacctttaaattaaatttaaattaatggcgatattctatctcctagaactggaaggcaccttgaaaggtcatcaagtccagccccctgccttcactagcaggaccaagtactgatttttgccccaaatccctaagtggccccctcaaggattgaactcacaaccctgggtttagcaggccaatgctcaaaccactgagctatccctcccccctttgtatAAAGCTTAAGGCATCTGATGCCACACATGCAAGTGAGACAGTCCACTTTTTCAAAAGTACATCTTCAAAAACTAGGTTTATATTTAGACTGATTCTCATGTATGACCCATGGAAACCAATTTCTATCTTTGTATTTGAAAAATGGATGCCACTACTAGGctaaaacaatgttaaacaacATATGGTTGAGCCTTCTGATAGTTGGTGTATGTCTTAaacccctggagctggggggtTATGTGACTTAGTAGCTTTCATCTTAAAAtttaaagtttctagccctcattgtTCCAGAAAGAAGCTTAAACATGaagcctaaaggctcaaaaaccagaaggtgaATAAAAATCCTAACCTATTAGCTTTAAACaaatctcataattttggggGAGCTGACTCAGTGTTGCTGAATGCTTGGCAATACTGCAGGTAATCTAATTGATCAAACCCAGAAACTTGCAGAAACCTTGATTGTGGCTAGATTCAGCTATGACCTACTTAGCATCAGTGAACTGGTGCAGTAACTGCCATTGTAAGTAAATTGTTGTATAGGACCAGAAGCAAATTATAGGGCCAGCATTTGTGGGACACTAAGAACTCTGCCATATGTCctacattaaatatttaaactttgtgagaaaagggaaaaaacactGCCATACTGTACTATTGCAAACTCTAATAAAGATTGCAGCTCCATTTCCTGAACTGGGAACTCAGGACTTGCAATGCCAGATCAGACCAAGAGTCCATCTTGTCCAGTATCATCAAAGTCCAGCACTGGACACAAGAAACTGCACAGCGAAGAACTATGGAATACCCGGCTCATAGGAGAGAAATATTATCCTATTCCTTGTCAGTTATTGGCTGGCTTATGACCCAAAGTGTAAGTTTTCTCCCTGATATGTTAATTCTGATATTCTGTTTTATTAAATGTCTCATCCTCTTTCAATCGTACTAAGCATTTAGTCTTACTGATACTTGTggtagtgagttccacaggttagtggTGGAAAAGGTAGACAAATCACTGTCTTTTTGTATAACAAGAAGGTAATTAAGAGCAcccaatcatagaagattagggttggaagagacctcaggaggtcatctagtccaattgaCCTTTATGCCATTCATTTTTCTACACCTTTGTCTCCTCTTTAAAAACTCTTAATCTTTTTActttctcttcatatggaagtctttccatgcctATAAACATTTGCATCACTCATCTTTAGACTTTCTATTTCTGCTATTGAAATAGTGAGActaaaactgaacacaatatttgGAGCTAAACTGCATCATCAGCCAAAATTCTCCTTGATCAGGACAATGAAACCAGGTTCTTTTCCAGGGTTGGTGCAGTAAACTTCAAATGTGGTAATGAATATTAGATTATTCCTTCCAATGTGCTCCACCTTTGTCACTACTGAAGTTCAGCTGCCATCATGTTGCCTGACCATCTTTCTGTTTTAGCGCCCTCTGCAGGTCCTTATTGCCTTCTCTACATGTGCTATAATGGTAGGCTACTCGGGTGTCTAAAATTTTCATATTTGAATGTAAATGTGTGGAAGATGTGATCTGTCTagatttttaaactaaaatcagTTTAAAGCTTGAGGTAAGTGTTAAAATGGCATTCTCCTGTAGGATCTCAAACCACTCCACCTAGCAAGCTCTCTTAACCTGCTTTCCTGTAAAACAGAGTAGGTGGGGTAGTTACTCTTTGTAAAGGATGGAACCTGGGCATCCCTGGATCTTCTGAGTTATAAAAACAAATACTCCCCCACCCATTCATTGCCTCCTGTTCCCTTGTTGCTCCCTCACAAAAGTAAAAACTGAGGAATGAACATGTTTGCCAACAATTGCTCTGATCTCTCTGCTTTATGTGCTgtattccttcccctccccctctgtcttgTCCATGGAAATTGTAAGCACTTTGAGTTGGGAAATGAGCCTTGCATATGCTTTTGCATCACAAACTGCAGTGGGCTCTCTGGATACTTCTGCACTAAGAGGAGTGTTGGTGATAAGTAAGTGAAATAAATACTTTGCTGATTAAAGTTGGCTGTGTCTTTTCTTTACAGGGTTTGGTATGTGCTGGAATGGCGGATATGACCAGACCAGCAGAGAAACTCAGCACAGCACAGTCTGCAGTGTTAACGGCAACAGGTGAATGCATTCTGTTTCTACACCTCTGACCAGAATCCTCACCAGTTTGTAATCTTTTCTTCTTAAAATAATCTTCTTCACAAGATTAATGCTCAATTATACATTAATCTGTTTCACGGATTCTATTATGTGCTAAATTTTTTAACTTCAGTCTTTTATCAAAAGATCCCTCTTTCTATGATAAGCCTAGATATTTTCTGATAACTTACTTATATTATAGAGAGGGCTGTAGGTATTCTGTGGCCATGGAATTCACCACAAAATCCACCCCTTCCCAGGGAGTTGTTTCAGAAtttaaattcactttttaaacaCTAGAAGGGCTTAGCTACATGGGAAGTTACACTAATAAAAAGCAGTGGGTGAATTTAAAGTGCTAGAGTTGTACCAGTATAGCTCTTCATGCGGACACTTATTCAAGTTTGAGTGGCCTTTTTGGGGCTTAGGTCATGGTGCTGTGGATGCAGTTTAAGCCAAGCCAAAAAGCAACTTGTATTTTAGTTGTCCACATGAGGATGTTAAACATCAGCAGTGAAGCTGGTGTAAGTACACTAATATAATTAAACCAGTATAACTGGAAAAACCTTCTTTGTAGATAAGCCCTAATTCTTATACTTTCAGGTTTCTCCATGTAAAATACGTGTGTAAGTCAGTGTACTGACTTCCTGAATTTGCATCCATCTGGAAACAGTAGCTTAGAAGTATGAATTACATTCATCTTAATGGGGTGACACTTAATTTCAGCATTATTAATTATTCCACTGCTGATCACTCCAGCATATCAGCTCTGTTAAAACCACATCCCAAACTGTTGCCAATGCCTTCTGATGGGCCAATGGGCCAAAAGCTCCACTTACTTGAGTCTtcccacacacactcttcttGCCTCTTCACAACTTCTGATAGTCACGCATTGTCAAGAATGTCTCAGGCCCTACTTTTCAGTTTTAAAGCATATGTAAAACAACGCAGTATCAAAACCGATAATGCTGGGATACCTGCACTGACTTCCATCtttgactactttttttttttttttttaatttaattgaaactGCTGCAGATTTTCTAGTCTGCTACCCCAGAGTGCCTTCCAGTCTGGAACCTTGCTGCAGAATTAAGGTCCAGCTTGCTGAGAAGTGTCATGGCACTAATGACGTGTAATGTGTCCATATGTTTCTGTTAGGACATGGTTCATATGCTATAACCGTTTGAATACCTTTTAGTGTCTGATCAACATTTCTCAAGTGATTTTTAATGTAATTAGATGTATGTTTGAGTATTTAGTGGTAATCTTTACTTTTTATCCAACAGGCCTTATTTGGTCAAGATATTCTCTAGTTATTATTCCTAAAAACTGGGGTTTATTTACCGTGAATTTCTTTGTTGGCTGTGCCGGTGGTTCCCAGCTCTTTCGGATCTGGAGGTATGTACATACTACTGGGAGGCTCTTCGCTATAAATACTCTTTATTTGGGTGGCTTCTGAATTTCTAGTATTTGTTAGCGCTCACTAAATAACAAACAGACCTAGGTAAATACAGTCAGGCTTAAACACTTTGTATAAAAAATCTTGCAGAACGATTAACTTTGCGCATCCCAGGGAACAATGTTGACAGTGTTTTTATGCCAAGCAAATGGAGTTAAGGTTGTAAATATCTAACATAACTAGAAGAATTATAGATAAGCAAAACTTTTAAAGGGATGCTATAACTTAAATCATAACCCTATTACTTAACATTGCAGAAGCAAATAAAATTTCTCTGGAGATGTCTGCAGAATTCTCATTCCTGGGTCTCGGCTACCAAGCATAAGACGCGCTCTTCAAGCTACCGAGGGTGCACTTGCCCTTTAGGCAACTGTATTGCCATAGGCCTGAACCTCAACCCCCCCAATCCTCCTCCCACTAGCCATGCATTTCTCTGGACTTCCCACTAGTATCCCTTGAACCATCCCATCAGTTCCTTCATTTAGCATAGGCAGCAAAAAAGCCCCTGGGAAGAGCACTCTCCAGCTTCCACTCCAGCTCTATTTCATGGGGAGGGCAAACCACAATTCCAAATGGCTACTTGGAATAATAAGCTAAAATGAGTCCAGAAGTGGTCAGCCATTTTACTTTGGAATCTTGCAGTAATTGTCTTGCTCAGCTGGTTGGGAGCCTTCACTTGTAATGTAATCAAAAGTTTAACTCAAACTTCTACCTGTAAATCAAATTTGATCTGATCTTCAGGAGTGTTTCTGCCTACAGATAAGGGTGCATTTTACCCTACTAAAGACTTCCTGCTACTGCTCAAATGTCTCCCAAAGAATAGTATGAAAAGGTTCTATTGTAGCTACTAGGGATGTGTTAACAAACTCCTATGATTGGTTTGCTGTATGCTGACTTTGCTTATGTTCTGTCTATAGGTACAATCAAGAACTAAAAGCCAAGGAAaaagagcagctgcagcaaaaaGAACCTTAACGCTACTGGTCAGATCCAGCTGTGCACAGAACTTCCAGTGGGACCTAGCTTGACCAGTTTTAATCTTCTCGCATTGAGAAGGATGTGCTAATTTTTCTAAATGTCTAGAGAACAAATGTATTTCTTCAGCTGTAGGTAACATGCAGTGTCTCtgtatgtttaaataaaatataacctTTTAAGTTATAGCTGGTGTAATCAATTTACAATGTTAAGTCCATTTTGATCCACAAACATCTAAGCGTATTTGCTTTTCCAGAAAAAATTGAAATTCTTGGATGGCTCAGCTGATAAGGAGATTTGGACAGCTGATCAAGAGGTTCCACATCTGGCCTGGAGCCTAGTGAGTAATTAAATTATAGAGAAATGAGTCAATGGCTAAATAACCTTTGAGCATGGGgaaatgtccacatcacaaattaTCACCACTCTGTACTAAATGACTTGTTAGCAGTCTCAGGAGCATGATCAGGAACAGATGGaccctggagactgaactaccctgGCTCTCTAAAAGGTGTCTCCTCAGATGAGGACTGACACACAAGGAAGGCAGCATATGGGGAAGTTTGCTTGCACCTATGCTGTACCTGGTCTCTCATAAGATTGACTCCAGGCCTGTGAAATCTCTTGTACATGGATATTCAGATTTCAAACTGACTAATTCCCTAAGGTTGTTGACTCAAATGCTAAGAATTTCCTTAAGTCTGATAAATTATGTTCCACTCTGTACTATACAGTGAGCAGGGAAGCGTTCACTTCCCCAGTGAGTGAGAAGACCTTGACATGCCAAGGCTGGAATCTCTTCACACAGTGGAACATGGCACATTGTGGCTAAATGTTTGTAAGGAGGCACTCTACAGCAGTGGCTTTCACCCTTTTTTTCATTGGTGGACCCCTAAATTTCAGATAGAGCTGtagactcctttggaaatcttaaacatagtctgcagaccccagcttgaaaaccactgctctatatcGCCTGGAATGAGCAATTCCCTGGTAAGAGTGCTGTCCCAAGATGTTCTCTATCCCACCCTTTCAAAAAGATCTCTTCTACTTGGGAGAGTTGTGTGGGAGGAATTGTTCTCTTGAACTACAGTGAATAAAAAACCAGCATGGAATTTGAGACTTGGGTAACCATCTGGATGAAGGAGTTCAAGGTGAAATGATCTAGCCTCTCAAGTAGAAGAGAAAATAAGCTAAGCTGAGAACTGCTGCCTTTTAGCAGGCCCAAGCAAAATCATGTGTTGCCTGGACTCAAGCATATTATAACTAACTTATAAAATAGCTGGTCATTCATGGTTAGCAGTTGATCTTTCTTGCATGTGTCTACTTCCCATAAATGTGTGTGTTCTCACTCAGTGTTCCAAATCAATGACTATCTGTGGGGGCTCCTTCTTGGTGAATTTCCAAAGTAAAGGGATAGAGAGTCAGATAATACAGCTTACTCTAGGGCTAGAATATGGTGCCAACTTAGCAGCAACACTCCAGTTTAGAGCACTAGGCCTAATGCAATTACTCAAACTGGAAATTGATAAAATGCTGTGACTAACAGCCATCAGTTTTGTGGTAGTTCAGGACTAACCTTAAATCATCTAAAAGATACTGCAATGGAGAGAACCAATCAGCTATTCGACTGTAGTCTTCAGAAAAGTACCAATGACCTGATGCTGCTTAGGTTAAGTGGTCTGGCAGTATCCCCCTCCTAAAGTCTTAAGCCTCCTGGCCCTGCCAACCACTTGAACAACTTCTTGAAAAGCTTCCACAACATGGTAATTACTGCTGCTAACACAATCACTGCAATCTGAGGTGAATTTTGTATCATGGAGGTGGGGAAACAGTTGGTTTCATAGGTGTCTTATATACACAATAGAGGTAGGCTTATGAGTCTAAATTAATCTCCCCCTGCTTTGGGCAAACCACTATAGGCCACTGATGCAGCACTGTCCAAATTTACCTGTTTCATGAAAATATATTTGATTAAAATTACATACTGAATAAAGGACTTCTCATCCTTCAGAAGCTCTCTTCATTTTTTGAGTGCTGCAAGATACCagacctgaggatctggccttccaGAGTAGAGAGCTGTCCTGCTGCAGTGTGCTTTGAGAGGCATTAGAGGACTACAACTAACACcttgttttctctctcctgtccCCCAACCCATATTGGTTC
Coding sequences within it:
- the MPC2 gene encoding mitochondrial pyruvate carrier 2, yielding MAAVAGLRASYHRLLDRIELKLPPRLRPLYNHPAGPKTVFFWAPVMKWGLVCAGMADMTRPAEKLSTAQSAVLTATGLIWSRYSLVIIPKNWGLFTVNFFVGCAGGSQLFRIWRYNQELKAKEKEQLQQKEP